Proteins co-encoded in one Siniperca chuatsi isolate FFG_IHB_CAS linkage group LG11, ASM2008510v1, whole genome shotgun sequence genomic window:
- the LOC122884663 gene encoding carbohydrate sulfotransferase 15-like, which produces MSLSDCKNGSNTQTDHNYSLHSLPMAENYEKRTVRTSFDFNHTNVPENLDVKWVHLLSLTNLRSISKVKVVSFLMGLTLTFLIMASYILTCEKKGLLFTPSPYQVRPMVVLTSAAAAEDSSGKILRDMKLLVKIIGSKLEYKPRKVPVEKDVIETDPHLFSIIPRHFLPGIKSPCWYEEFSSELSTDLYRRNLFTLRSKSFKTVCDHLRANFHQHLYHRNGKLFRLRCLPFFYIIGQPKCGTTDLFHRLLLHPEVKFNTMKEPHWWTRKRFGYIRFKDGFQESFPVEDYLDLFDLAAHNIQEKISGNSSGDHCTLITGEASASTMWDNQAWSYLHGDREETEPPFLAQDFIHTVQPGAKIIIMLRDPVERLYSDYLYFKMANKSAEDFHQKVIESVQLFQSCLSERSLRSCIYNTSLSNAMPVRLHLGMYIIFLLDWLTVFHREQILVLRLEDYAANLKVTIKKVFDFLSVGPLSEQVEAALTKRPLSNTRRAADRNLGPMLPATRDLLKKFHQPFNHKLASVLENEAFLWSNT; this is translated from the exons ATGTCACTATCAGACTGCAAAAATGGGAGCAACACCCAAACAGACCACAATTACAGCCTCCACAGCTTGCCCATGGCTGAGAACTATGAGAAAAGGACTGTCAGGACATCTTTTGACTTCAATCACACAAATGTGCCTGAAAATCTGGATGTCAAGTGGGTTCATTTGTTGTCACTGACCAACCTGCGAAGCATCTCTAAAGTCAAAGTGGTTAGCTTCCTGATGGGCTTGACACTGACGTTCCTCATCATGGCTTCCTACATCCTGACGTGTGAAAAGAAAGGACTTTTGTTCACCCCCTCACCCTATCAGGTCAGACCTATGGTTGTCCTGACcagcgcagcagcagctgaagatTCCTCTGGAAAGATTTTAAGAGACATGAAACTACTGGTGAAGATCATCGGCTCCAAACTGGAATACAAACCCAGGAAGGTGCCTGTTGAAAAGGATGTCATTGAAACGGACCCCCAT TTGTTCTCTATAATTCCTCGCCATTTTCTGCCCGGCATCAAGAGCCCGTGCTGGTATGAGGAGTTCTCCAGCGAACTCAGCACTGATCTGTACAGGAGGAACCTCTTCACTCTGCGCTCAAAGAGCTTCAAGACTGTATGTGACCACCTGAGGGCCAACTTCCACCAGCACTTATACCACAGAAATGGCAAACTGTTTCGTCTACGCTGCTTGCCGTTCTTCTACATCATCGGCCAACCAAAGTGTGGCACAACGGACTTGTTccacaggctgctgctgcatcCTGAGGTCAAGTTCAACACAATGAAGGAGCCACACTGGTGGACGAGGAAACGCTTTG GTTATATCCGTTTCAAAGATGGCTTCCAGGAAAGTTTTCCTGTGGAAGACTACCTGGATCTGTTTGACTTGGCAGCCCACAACATCCAAGAAAAAATCAGTGGAAATTCATCTGGAGACCACTGCACACTCATAACAG GTGAAGCCAGTGCATCCACTATGTGGGATAACCAAGCCTGGAGCTATCTTCACGGAGACAGGGAGGAGACAGAGCCCCCATTTCTGGCCCAGGACTTCATCCACACAGTCCAGCCTGGTGCCAAAATCATCATCATGCTTAGAGATCCAGTAGAGAG GCTTTATTCTGACTACCTGTACTTTAAGATGGCCAATAAGTCAGCAGAGGACTTCCATCAGAAGGTCATAGAGTCTGTACAGTTGTTTCAGTCCTGCCTGTCTGAGAGGTCACTTCGGTCCTGCATCTACAACACCAGCCTCTCCAACGCCATGCCG GTGAGGCTACATTTGGGGATGTACATCATCTTCTTACTGGACTGGCTGACAGTTTTCCACAGGGAGCAGATTCTTGTTCTCCGACTAGAGGACTACGCAGCCAACCTTAAAGTGACAATCAAGAAAGTTTTTGATTTTCTGAGTGTAG GTCCTCTGTCGGAGCAGGTGGAGGCAGCACTGACCAAACGGCCCCTGTCTAACACCCGGCGGGCGGCAGACAGGAACCTGGGTCCTATGCTTCCAGCCACCAGAGACCTCCTCAAGAAATTTCACCAGCCCTTCAACCATAAACTGGCCAGTGTGTTGGAGAACGAGGCCTTCCTCTGGAGTAACACCTGA